A single region of the Legionella oakridgensis ATCC 33761 = DSM 21215 genome encodes:
- a CDS encoding FAD-dependent oxidoreductase, translated as MTQVYDVAIIGGGINGCGCAADAALRGLSVLLCEQDDLGSQTSSSSTKLIHGGLRYLEYYDFAMVKKALDERQILLQQAPHLIHPILFVLPHKKTEGLSGCCALAYIFTII; from the coding sequence ATGACTCAGGTTTACGATGTAGCCATTATCGGTGGTGGAATCAATGGTTGTGGTTGTGCAGCTGATGCTGCTTTACGAGGTCTATCAGTCTTACTGTGTGAACAGGATGATTTAGGCTCCCAAACCTCGTCCAGCAGTACCAAACTTATTCATGGAGGGTTACGCTATCTTGAGTACTATGACTTTGCCATGGTAAAAAAAGCATTGGATGAAAGACAAATTTTGTTACAACAAGCACCTCATTTAATCCATCCCATCCTTTTCGTTTTACCTCACAAAAAAACAGAAGGCCTGTCTGGATGTTGCGCACTGGCTTATATCTTTACGATCATTTAA
- the rimI gene encoding ribosomal protein S18-alanine N-acetyltransferase: MSYHIRPMTIDDVDDVYAIELSAHKAPWSRDILRDCVLVGYDCRVLESCERAEPEIISYIILRYYDHTCHILNLCVALASQGKGYGRLLLQNVIDSLVGSEVEALILEVRPSNLTAISLYKKMGFYQAGIKKDYYQDELGVEDAVLLKKDI, encoded by the coding sequence ATGTCGTATCACATACGTCCTATGACGATTGATGATGTTGATGACGTGTATGCCATTGAACTTTCAGCACATAAAGCTCCCTGGAGCCGTGATATTCTGAGAGATTGTGTGCTTGTTGGGTATGATTGTCGTGTGCTTGAATCTTGTGAACGAGCGGAACCCGAAATAATCAGTTACATTATTTTACGTTATTATGACCATACTTGTCATATCTTAAATTTATGTGTTGCGCTTGCTTCTCAGGGGAAAGGCTATGGCCGCCTGCTTCTACAGAATGTGATTGATTCGTTAGTGGGTTCTGAGGTGGAAGCTTTAATTTTGGAAGTGCGGCCCAGTAATCTGACAGCGATAAGTCTGTATAAAAAAATGGGATTTTACCAGGCCGGCATTAAAAAAGATTATTATCAGGATGAACTCGGAGTGGAAGATGCCGTTTTATTAAAAAAAGACATCTGA
- a CDS encoding thioredoxin family protein: MSGSSITPSVNHDNFESLIGDNEIVFIDFWAAWCAPCKQFAHTYERVAKLYNQVVFAKINIEEEAELAETFQIRSIPHLLVFKQGIVIYSEAGSMPESTLKELVQQALEVDVSQIRAQLDQDEK, from the coding sequence ATGTCAGGAAGCAGCATCACTCCATCCGTAAATCATGATAATTTTGAATCACTGATTGGTGATAATGAAATTGTTTTTATTGATTTTTGGGCAGCATGGTGCGCTCCATGTAAGCAATTTGCGCACACTTATGAGCGGGTTGCTAAATTATATAATCAAGTGGTTTTTGCCAAGATTAATATAGAGGAAGAAGCAGAGTTGGCCGAAACCTTTCAAATTCGCTCTATTCCTCATTTATTAGTCTTTAAGCAAGGCATTGTGATTTATTCCGAGGCTGGCAGTATGCCAGAATCAACGTTGAAAGAATTAGTTCAGCAAGCCTTGGAGGTTGACGTGAGTCAAATTCGTGCACAACTCGACCAGGATGAGAAATAA
- the glpD gene encoding glycerol-3-phosphate dehydrogenase gives MLRTGLYLYDHLSRKNKLPKTKFIRRAYESSYFQPLKKDVQKGFLFYDCATDDARLVLINALQAKYHGATILTRTTLIKAEVNHHVWQLTLQPVLGDAIHIQAKSVINAAGPWVKPVSNLLNRPLKYKMSLVKGSHIVVPKLYEGKQAYVLQHEDNRIVFVIPYHHLTMIGTTDRIFTGDPKNVHIEPDEINYLLDLVNHYFLKKLTTEDIIHSWSGVRPLLADERKAPKALSRDYAYDYTSAPAPVVTIYGGKLTTYRQLSLHVINQLQNIFPDLPPSNSATIPLPGATLAEMNFTEYKKFAEKKYHWLDKNILDRYLSTYGTRVEQFLQGCKTQDDLGMHFGETLYQAEVNYLLQEEWARTVDDILWRRTKLGLKLNTAAQNKLQHYLSQQHHPSHKSALQPSLENNN, from the coding sequence ATGTTGCGCACTGGCTTATATCTTTACGATCATTTAAGTCGGAAAAATAAACTGCCGAAAACCAAGTTTATTCGGCGTGCTTATGAATCCTCTTATTTTCAACCATTGAAAAAAGATGTTCAAAAAGGATTTCTTTTTTATGACTGTGCCACGGATGATGCTCGCTTGGTACTCATCAATGCGCTACAAGCCAAATATCATGGTGCTACCATACTGACCAGAACCACTCTGATTAAAGCAGAAGTCAACCATCATGTATGGCAATTGACTTTACAACCTGTTTTGGGTGATGCCATCCACATCCAGGCAAAATCCGTCATTAATGCGGCAGGTCCTTGGGTAAAACCAGTGAGTAATCTACTCAATAGACCACTGAAATATAAAATGTCTCTGGTCAAAGGCAGTCACATTGTCGTGCCTAAGCTTTATGAAGGAAAACAAGCTTATGTGTTACAACACGAAGATAATCGTATCGTGTTTGTAATTCCTTATCATCATCTCACCATGATAGGTACCACCGACAGGATATTTACTGGCGACCCTAAGAATGTCCACATTGAACCCGATGAGATAAATTATTTATTGGACCTTGTGAATCATTATTTTTTGAAAAAACTTACTACAGAAGACATTATTCATAGCTGGAGTGGCGTAAGACCTTTACTGGCCGACGAACGAAAAGCACCGAAAGCACTTAGCCGTGATTACGCCTATGATTACACGAGCGCCCCAGCTCCTGTCGTAACAATATACGGTGGTAAGCTAACGACCTACCGTCAACTGTCGTTACACGTCATTAATCAATTACAAAACATCTTCCCTGATTTACCACCATCAAATTCAGCAACCATCCCACTTCCTGGTGCTACTTTGGCAGAAATGAATTTTACTGAATATAAAAAATTTGCAGAAAAAAAATACCATTGGTTGGACAAAAATATACTGGATCGCTATTTAAGTACTTATGGAACGCGAGTAGAACAATTTTTGCAGGGATGCAAGACCCAAGATGACTTGGGAATGCATTTCGGCGAAACACTTTATCAGGCAGAAGTAAATTATCTTCTCCAGGAAGAATGGGCAAGAACGGTTGATGACATCTTATGGCGACGCACTAAACTTGGTCTTAAACTGAATACGGCGGCTCAAAACAAGTTGCAACATTATCTGTCTCAGCAGCATCACCCATCTCACAAAAGCGCACTACAACCGTCCTTGGAGAACAATAACTAA
- a CDS encoding 3'-5' exonuclease, whose translation MTILVFDIETIPDIHTGRKLYDLEGLSDADTAKALYAMRRAKTGHEFLPHHLQKIVAISLILSNAAQLKVWTLGDEKSEEHELIQRFFTGIDKHTPTLVSWNGSGFDLPVLHYRALLHGIEAPTYWEAGENQQAFRWNNYLNRFHYRHLDLMDVLAAYQNKAFAPLDEIASMLGFPGKMGMSGAKVWEEYQGGNLKGIRDYCETDVLNTYCVYLRFELMRGAINQVEYRGAIERLRCYLQEEKDKPHLQEFLQNMT comes from the coding sequence ATGACGATTTTAGTGTTTGATATAGAAACCATCCCCGACATTCATACTGGCCGTAAGCTGTATGATTTGGAAGGGTTATCAGATGCAGATACTGCCAAGGCCCTTTATGCCATGCGCCGAGCTAAAACAGGACATGAATTTTTACCTCACCATCTTCAAAAAATCGTTGCCATTTCACTGATCTTAAGCAATGCAGCGCAATTGAAAGTCTGGACACTAGGCGATGAGAAATCAGAAGAGCACGAACTCATTCAGCGTTTTTTTACAGGCATTGACAAACACACACCAACACTGGTCAGTTGGAATGGTAGCGGCTTTGATCTTCCTGTATTACATTATCGTGCCTTACTCCATGGCATAGAAGCCCCAACCTATTGGGAAGCTGGTGAAAATCAACAAGCATTTCGCTGGAATAATTATCTAAACCGTTTTCATTATCGCCACCTTGATTTGATGGACGTACTAGCAGCCTATCAAAACAAAGCATTCGCTCCCTTGGATGAAATCGCCAGTATGTTAGGTTTTCCAGGGAAAATGGGCATGAGTGGTGCAAAAGTATGGGAAGAATATCAAGGCGGAAACCTAAAAGGAATTCGTGATTATTGTGAAACCGATGTTCTAAACACTTATTGCGTTTATTTACGCTTTGAACTCATGCGTGGTGCTATTAATCAAGTGGAGTATAGAGGTGCCATTGAAAGACTTCGCTGTTATTTGCAAGAAGAAAAAGATAAACCTCATTTACAAGAATTTTTACAAAACATGACCTAA
- a CDS encoding GIY-YIG nuclease family protein translates to MRTESCVYLLTNKHNNVLYTGVTNDLIRRVYEHKNKLVAGFTQKYNVDRLVYFEVCSGIVMAIEREKQIKGWSRKKKHDLINALNPEWNDLYPSLL, encoded by the coding sequence ATGCGTACGGAGTCTTGCGTTTACCTTCTGACCAATAAACACAATAATGTTTTGTATACCGGTGTTACCAATGATTTGATACGCCGTGTTTATGAACACAAAAATAAACTGGTGGCTGGATTTACCCAAAAATACAATGTGGATCGACTGGTTTATTTTGAAGTTTGTTCAGGCATCGTCATGGCTATTGAGCGAGAAAAACAAATCAAAGGGTGGTCTCGAAAAAAGAAGCATGATTTGATTAATGCATTGAATCCTGAATGGAACGATTTGTATCCATCGCTACTTTAA
- the glpK gene encoding glycerol kinase GlpK has product MNYFLAIDQGTSSTRAVLYSKDGQLIRISQHPLTQYYPNPGWVEHDPEEIWEKTTLAIAEVLKDIAPRQVLACGLTNQRETTLIWDKRTGQCLYPAIVWQDRRTQDYCLSLSDYKEMIQAKTGLLPDPYFSASKLQWLFNHIPEARQLAKEEKLAFGTVDSYLLWRLTGGKVHRTDVTNASRTLLYNIIEQRWDEQLLELFDIPSSILPEVQASDAHFGVIVEPLPGASIAITGVAGDQQAALIGQCCFAESMIKATFGTGGFLLLNTGNKPVFSKHHLLTTIAYRIRGQTVYGLEGSLYQAGTTVKWLRDDMKLIQAASDTESMANSLTSNEGVYLIPSFTGLGAPHWLNTTGAMIIGLARTSTAAHLARAALESVCYQTRDVLACMHDDSGLDFSILRVDGGMANNQWFLQFLSSLCGLSVQRPKDIETTALGAAILAAIGCEAVDSLASLQQSWTYQQQFIPSTDNKVIEAYYEGWLHALHMLKAGARKY; this is encoded by the coding sequence ATGAATTATTTTCTTGCGATTGATCAAGGCACAAGCAGCACTCGAGCCGTGTTGTATTCCAAGGACGGTCAACTTATTCGTATCAGCCAGCATCCATTAACGCAGTATTATCCCAATCCCGGTTGGGTTGAACATGATCCTGAAGAAATATGGGAAAAAACGACATTAGCCATTGCAGAGGTATTGAAGGATATAGCGCCACGCCAGGTGTTGGCTTGCGGCTTAACCAATCAGCGTGAAACAACGTTAATTTGGGATAAACGCACCGGCCAATGCTTATATCCAGCCATCGTTTGGCAAGATCGTCGTACTCAAGACTATTGCCTTTCTTTGTCTGATTACAAGGAAATGATTCAGGCAAAAACAGGGTTGCTTCCTGACCCTTATTTTTCTGCCAGTAAATTACAGTGGTTATTCAATCATATTCCCGAGGCACGACAACTTGCAAAGGAAGAAAAACTTGCATTCGGAACGGTGGATTCTTATCTGCTTTGGCGTTTGACTGGAGGAAAGGTTCATCGGACGGATGTTACGAATGCATCAAGAACACTCTTGTATAATATTATTGAACAACGTTGGGATGAACAATTATTAGAACTGTTTGATATTCCTTCTTCAATATTGCCTGAGGTGCAAGCCAGTGATGCTCATTTTGGTGTCATTGTCGAACCTTTACCAGGTGCTTCTATTGCAATTACTGGTGTGGCTGGTGACCAGCAAGCGGCTTTAATTGGACAATGTTGCTTTGCCGAAAGCATGATTAAAGCCACCTTTGGTACAGGTGGATTTTTATTATTAAATACTGGCAATAAGCCTGTTTTTTCAAAACATCATTTATTGACTACCATTGCTTATCGTATTCGTGGACAAACTGTTTATGGTTTGGAGGGGAGTTTGTATCAAGCTGGAACGACAGTAAAGTGGTTGCGGGATGACATGAAACTTATTCAGGCTGCAAGTGATACTGAATCTATGGCGAACAGCCTGACCAGCAATGAAGGCGTCTATTTGATTCCATCCTTTACGGGATTAGGTGCCCCACATTGGTTAAATACGACAGGGGCTATGATTATAGGACTTGCACGTACCAGCACTGCTGCCCATTTGGCGAGAGCGGCGCTTGAAAGTGTTTGTTATCAGACTCGCGATGTTTTGGCATGCATGCATGATGACAGCGGTCTGGATTTTTCCATTTTACGCGTGGATGGAGGCATGGCGAACAACCAGTGGTTTTTACAGTTTTTATCATCTCTATGCGGTCTATCAGTCCAGCGTCCAAAAGATATTGAAACCACGGCTTTAGGTGCTGCCATTCTTGCGGCCATTGGATGTGAGGCCGTTGATTCATTGGCCTCTTTGCAGCAAAGCTGGACGTATCAGCAACAATTTATTCCATCAACAGATAACAAGGTTATTGAAGCGTATTATGAGGGATGGTTACATGCTTTGCATATGCTGAAAGCGGGTGCAAGAAAGTATTGA
- the lpdA gene encoding dihydrolipoyl dehydrogenase, with product MTKQLKTDVVVIGSGPGGYTAAFRAADLGKKVVLVERYETLGGVCLNVGCIPSKALLHIAKVLDETQEMAEYGVSFAKPKLDNKKLVAWKNSVVSKLTGGLNALAKQRKVEVVTGRAKFSGSHQIIVDGQEGDVQIDFEHAIIAVGSESVHLPFIPEDKRIFSSTGALELADIKGNLLVLGGGIIGLEMATVYSALGVEVTVVEFMDQLIPGADADLVNVLQKRMSKKGVKFLLKTKVTKMDAKKDGIYVSMEGEHATDKPLCFQQVLVAVGRKPNGGAIAAEKAGVKVDERGFIHVDKQMRTNVSHIFAIGDVVGQPMLAHKAIPEGKVAAEVISGMKHYFDPKCIASVAYTDPEIAWAGLTEKEAKAQNIAYEKASFPWVASGRALSMGREEGMTKLLFCPDSQRILGAGIVGINAGDLIAETALAIEMGCDVEDIALTIHPHPTLSETVAQAAEIFEGTITDLYMPKKKKNNISHFSFHGSPCHFCKKGTARAR from the coding sequence ATGACAAAACAGCTAAAAACAGACGTCGTTGTGATTGGTAGTGGCCCGGGTGGTTATACAGCTGCTTTTCGTGCGGCTGATTTGGGTAAAAAAGTGGTCTTAGTTGAGCGTTATGAAACGTTAGGTGGTGTTTGTTTAAATGTAGGTTGCATCCCATCCAAGGCATTGTTACACATTGCCAAGGTTCTCGATGAAACTCAGGAAATGGCAGAGTATGGCGTTTCATTTGCAAAACCAAAACTGGACAATAAAAAGCTGGTTGCCTGGAAAAATTCGGTGGTAAGTAAATTGACGGGTGGACTAAATGCATTGGCAAAGCAGCGTAAAGTTGAAGTAGTCACTGGTCGAGCTAAATTTTCGGGTTCACATCAAATCATTGTGGATGGACAAGAGGGCGATGTTCAAATTGATTTTGAGCATGCGATTATTGCTGTTGGTAGCGAGTCCGTACATTTGCCATTTATTCCTGAAGACAAACGTATTTTTAGCTCTACAGGTGCGCTTGAATTAGCAGATATTAAAGGCAACTTACTTGTTTTAGGCGGTGGCATCATTGGATTAGAAATGGCAACCGTTTATTCTGCTCTTGGAGTTGAAGTGACTGTGGTTGAATTTATGGATCAGCTTATACCTGGAGCCGATGCTGATTTGGTGAATGTATTGCAAAAACGCATGAGTAAAAAAGGCGTTAAGTTTTTATTGAAAACCAAAGTAACCAAAATGGATGCTAAAAAGGATGGTATTTATGTATCCATGGAAGGTGAACATGCAACGGATAAGCCGTTATGCTTTCAGCAAGTTTTGGTTGCGGTGGGGCGTAAGCCTAATGGGGGTGCAATTGCTGCTGAGAAGGCGGGAGTTAAGGTGGATGAACGTGGGTTTATTCATGTTGATAAACAAATGCGTACGAATGTTTCTCATATTTTTGCTATTGGAGATGTTGTAGGACAACCTATGTTGGCTCATAAGGCTATTCCGGAAGGCAAAGTAGCGGCTGAAGTCATTTCTGGAATGAAGCATTATTTTGATCCCAAGTGCATTGCTAGCGTGGCGTATACAGATCCGGAGATTGCTTGGGCAGGTTTGACTGAAAAAGAAGCGAAGGCGCAAAATATTGCTTATGAAAAAGCGTCGTTTCCATGGGTTGCCAGTGGGCGAGCATTGAGTATGGGGCGCGAAGAAGGAATGACCAAACTTTTATTTTGTCCGGACAGTCAACGTATTTTGGGAGCAGGAATCGTCGGCATTAATGCGGGGGATCTAATTGCAGAAACAGCGCTAGCCATTGAAATGGGTTGTGATGTGGAGGACATTGCCCTGACGATTCATCCGCATCCGACACTGTCTGAAACGGTGGCACAGGCGGCAGAAATCTTTGAAGGAACTATTACTGATCTTTATATGCCGAAAAAAAAGAAAAATAATATAAGCCATTTTTCCTTCCATGGAAGCCCGTGTCATTTCTGTAAAAAGGGAACGGCACGGGCACGATAA
- a CDS encoding IS66 family transposase, translating to MWRLFHCKQDVLRFLHDLAVPFTNNDAERDLRMMKCKQKISGGFRTAQGAEQFARIRGFISTIRKQGLSIISSIQFIFSGTIPVLSGI from the coding sequence TTGTGGCGTTTATTTCATTGCAAACAAGACGTTTTACGGTTTCTTCATGATCTGGCAGTTCCATTTACCAATAATGATGCTGAGCGTGATTTACGAATGATGAAATGCAAACAAAAAATATCCGGTGGTTTTCGGACCGCTCAAGGCGCTGAACAATTTGCTCGTATCCGAGGATTTATCAGTACGATCCGTAAACAAGGATTAAGCATTATCAGTTCCATCCAATTTATATTTTCTGGTACTATCCCTGTGTTATCAGGAATCTGA
- the adk gene encoding adenylate kinase, translated as MGLRRLMLLGGPGAGKGTQASKLINHFDIPQISTGDMLRAAIAARSELGLSAKKIMDSGQLVSDDIMIGLVKQRLQQDDCRNGFLLDGFPRTIVQAEALKQAGIFLDHVIEISVDDEEIVKRISGRRIHPASGRVYHIEYHPPKQHGIDDVTGEPLIQREDDREEIIRKRLQVYHQQTEPLVEYYRLWAKSNDKQAPQFHHVIGTGSVDAIFQTILAAIQ; from the coding sequence ATGGGGTTAAGGCGATTGATGTTATTAGGTGGTCCTGGAGCAGGAAAAGGTACACAAGCATCAAAATTGATAAATCATTTTGATATTCCGCAGATTTCAACCGGTGACATGTTGCGGGCTGCTATTGCTGCCAGAAGTGAATTGGGTTTAAGTGCAAAAAAAATCATGGATTCTGGCCAGCTTGTTTCAGATGATATTATGATTGGGCTGGTTAAACAGCGGCTGCAACAAGATGACTGTCGTAATGGTTTTCTTCTAGATGGTTTCCCACGCACCATTGTGCAAGCAGAAGCTTTAAAGCAAGCCGGTATTTTTCTAGATCATGTAATAGAAATATCGGTGGATGATGAAGAAATTGTCAAACGAATCAGTGGCAGACGTATTCATCCAGCTTCCGGGCGTGTTTACCACATTGAATATCATCCGCCAAAACAGCACGGCATTGATGATGTAACTGGTGAACCTTTGATACAGCGTGAAGATGACCGTGAAGAAATTATCCGTAAGCGCCTGCAAGTTTATCATCAACAAACTGAACCATTGGTTGAATATTATCGATTGTGGGCAAAAAGCAACGATAAGCAAGCACCACAATTTCATCATGTGATTGGCACTGGCAGTGTCGACGCCATTTTTCAAACCATCTTGGCTGCTATTCAATAG
- the aceF gene encoding dihydrolipoyllysine-residue acetyltransferase, translating into MKARDYRYGRRKKIKVPDIGGATGVDVIEILVQVGDEISKETPLITLESDKASMEIPSSEAGVIQSIEVKVGDKVSAGDVILLLAPSQSESLKTKAKSQDDSVRKSVKKTSDDSKESERNIQKGSVEKEIKIPDIGGAHEVEVIEILVHEGDNVAKDAPLITLESDKASMEIPSPCEGTIQAIKVKLGDKVSEGDVILTLTQEEVALEPESKPALSSTNDKDKEEQGRETHPPVTSEKPPVASSVSSSSAIGIKPDAAIFAGPAVRRLAREFGVNLAEVRGTGRKARISKEDVQQFVKTKLQEKSTGGFAIPSVPSIDFSQFGGIEAKPLNKIKRLTGMNVHRSWLTIPHVTQFDEADITELEAFRQVEAEKAKKLDYKLTLLAFVCKVISKALVEFPQFNASLDASGENLIYKHYFNIGVAVETPSGLVVPVIKEVDRLSVSDIAKEMGRLSTKAREKGLMPADMNGGCFTISSLGGIGGTAFTPIVNSPEVAILGLSRSMIKPVYRDGEFKPRLMLPLSLSYDHRVIDGAEAARFTRFVSDSLGDIRKILL; encoded by the coding sequence ATAAAGGCGAGAGATTATAGGTATGGCCGACGAAAAAAAATAAAAGTACCTGATATTGGCGGCGCTACAGGGGTAGACGTTATTGAGATACTCGTGCAAGTAGGAGACGAAATAAGCAAGGAAACGCCGCTGATTACATTAGAGTCTGATAAGGCAAGTATGGAAATACCTTCTTCTGAAGCTGGGGTTATTCAATCCATTGAAGTTAAGGTGGGGGATAAGGTATCGGCAGGGGATGTCATTTTACTTCTTGCGCCAAGTCAAAGTGAATCACTAAAAACAAAGGCTAAATCTCAAGATGATTCTGTCCGTAAATCAGTAAAGAAGACAAGCGATGACAGTAAGGAATCTGAGCGCAACATACAGAAAGGTTCTGTGGAAAAAGAAATAAAAATTCCTGATATTGGTGGTGCGCATGAGGTAGAGGTTATCGAGATACTGGTTCATGAAGGAGATAATGTTGCGAAAGATGCTCCACTGATTACGTTGGAGTCTGATAAAGCAAGTATGGAAATACCATCACCTTGCGAGGGAACGATTCAAGCCATCAAAGTAAAATTAGGGGATAAGGTTTCGGAAGGTGATGTGATTTTAACGCTAACGCAAGAAGAGGTAGCGTTAGAACCAGAATCAAAACCCGCTTTGTCTTCTACGAACGACAAGGACAAGGAAGAGCAGGGACGGGAAACACATCCGCCTGTTACGTCAGAAAAACCACCTGTTGCGAGTTCTGTATCCAGTTCTTCTGCGATTGGAATAAAGCCCGATGCGGCTATTTTTGCAGGACCTGCCGTACGGCGATTGGCTCGAGAATTTGGCGTTAATTTGGCTGAGGTACGAGGCACTGGCCGAAAAGCACGGATCAGTAAAGAAGACGTGCAACAATTTGTAAAAACAAAATTACAGGAAAAATCCACGGGTGGATTTGCGATACCGTCTGTGCCCAGCATTGATTTTAGCCAATTCGGTGGTATTGAAGCGAAACCATTGAACAAAATTAAGCGATTAACAGGAATGAATGTACATCGCTCTTGGTTAACGATTCCGCATGTGACTCAGTTTGATGAAGCTGATATCACGGAATTGGAAGCATTCCGTCAGGTCGAGGCAGAAAAAGCAAAGAAATTGGATTATAAGCTGACGTTGCTTGCTTTTGTATGTAAGGTAATCAGTAAGGCATTGGTTGAATTTCCACAGTTTAATGCCTCTCTTGATGCCAGCGGAGAAAATCTGATTTATAAACACTATTTCAATATTGGTGTTGCAGTTGAGACACCGAGTGGCTTGGTTGTACCTGTGATAAAAGAAGTGGATCGCTTATCCGTCAGTGATATTGCGAAGGAAATGGGGCGATTAAGTACCAAAGCGCGTGAAAAGGGGTTAATGCCGGCTGATATGAATGGCGGTTGCTTTACGATTTCAAGCCTGGGGGGAATTGGAGGCACTGCATTTACGCCAATCGTTAATAGCCCTGAGGTGGCTATTCTTGGATTATCTCGTTCCATGATAAAACCAGTCTATCGAGATGGTGAATTTAAGCCGCGCTTGATGTTGCCTTTATCTCTTTCTTATGACCACCGGGTAATCGATGGAGCAGAAGCAGCACGGTTTACCCGATTTGTGAGTGATAGTTTGGGCGATATTCGAAAAATTTTATTGTAA